A window from Bufo bufo chromosome 1, aBufBuf1.1, whole genome shotgun sequence encodes these proteins:
- the LOC120991065 gene encoding guanylate-binding protein 1-like: MGNEIRRKEVKILLLHPYFINMAPLMPLPVCLIENDGSNLVVNQEAEKILSRISEPVIVVSIVGKYRTGKSFLMNRLVGRNNGFPLGSSIQSKTKGIWMWCVPHPWIPGHVLVLLDTEGLGDVEKGDSKNDTWVFCLSVLLSSALVYNSIGTIDQQAIEQLHYVTELTEVIKLKSTDTTDETAEHERFLPSFTWCVRDFTLSLERDGKEITEDEYLMMGLELKTGENLQQYNLPRECIRSFFHSHKCFVFDRPTSTRNLHRLDELKESELEEEFMEQAAKFYEHIMRNSRVKALTRGITVTGKMLGNLTSLYVDTIRSGEIPSMENAVLTLAKIENAGALQDAISKYEHEMERHLPKYPKETEFDFLILHMKCTRKAIKVFMERSVNDQDQTYLQELKNQIVKKKKEFIKINEDLSREVCKNLLQTLSQTMQIRLQQGCYSRPGGHKAFLMDKHIFLENYQTISGKGVKSLEVLEDFIHENQNIEAAILQAEEKITQADQQLAESHNQALRAERRRQSAEQQNRDLQQSMITQSANHQQFINSLTERMEQDRWRMAQENDSLITRQLQAQQSRMSSSHQQSLDEMQRNIEELRRQNSQRQSSSGGGGCILS, encoded by the exons CCCTTATTTCATCAATATGGCACCATTAATGCCGCTCCCGGTGTGTCTGATAGAAAATGATGGGAGTAATCTGGTGGTCAACCAAGAGGCTGAGAAAATACTCTCCAGAATCTCTGAACCAGTAATCGTCGTGTCCATTGTAGGAAAATACAGGACAGGAAAATCCTTCTTGATGAACCGGCTGGTGGGACGCAATAATG GTTTTCCGCTAGGATCCAGTATCCAGTCCAAGACTAAAGGGATCTGGATGTGGTGCGTTCCTCACCCTTGGATACCTGGACATGTTCTGGTTCTGCTGGACACAGAGGGACTAGGAGACGTGGAGAAG GGAGACTCCAAAAATGACACCTGGGTCttctgcctgtctgtgctgctgaGCAGCGCTCTGGTATATAACAGTATCGGGACCATCGACCAGCAGGCGATCGAGCAGTTACA CTACGTAACTGAACTAACAGAGGTGATAAAGCTGAAGTCCACCGATACCACAGATGAGACCGCGGAACACGAGAGGTTCCTTCCATCATTTACCTGGTGCGTCCGAGACTTCACCCTATCGCTGGAGCGAGACGGCAAGGAGATAACGGAAGATGAATATCTGATGATGGGTCTAGAGCTCAAAACCG gaGAAAACCTCCAGCAGTACAATCTCCCTCGTGAGTGCATCCGAAGCTTCTTCCACTCTCACAAATGCTTCGTATTTGACCGACCAACCTCTACGAGGAACCTACATCGTCTGGACGAGCTGAAGGAgagtgaactagaggaggagtttATGGAGCAAGCGGCGAAATTCTATGAGCATATAATGAGGAACAGCAGGGTGAAAGCTCTGACCAGGGGAATAACAGTCACCGGGAAAA TGCTCGGTAATCTTACATCCTTGTATGTGGATACCATTCGGAGCGGAGAGATTCCCAGCATGGAGAATGCGGTTCTGACTCTGGCCAAAATTGAAAATGCAGGAGCTTTACAAGACGCAATATCCAAATATGAACATGAGATGGAGAGACATCTTCCGAAGTACCCTAAAGAAACAGAGTTTGACTTCCTGATCCTGCACATGAAATGTACGAGGAAAGCCATTAAAGTCTTCATGGAACGATCAGTGAATGACCAGGACCAGACATATCTACAAGAGCTGAAG AATCAAATTGTCAAGAAAAAGAAAGAATTTATAAAAATCAATGAAGATTTATCCAGGGAGGTCTGTAAGAATCTTCTCCAGACGCTCAGCCAGACCATGCAGATTAGGCTCCAGCAGGGATGTTACTCCAGACCTGGAGGACACAAGGCTTTCTTGATGGATAAGCACATATTCCTAGAGAATTATCAGACAATATCTGGAAAGGGAGTAAAG TCTCTGGAGGTTCTGGAAGATTTCATACATGAAAACCAAAACATTGAAGCTGCCAtcctccaggcagaggagaagatCACTCAGGCAGATCAGCAGTTAGCAG AGTCCCATAACCAGGCCCTGCGGGCAGAGCGGCGAAGGCAATCTGCGGAGCAGCAGAACAGGGACCTGCAGCAGTCCATGATCACGCAGAGCGCCAATCATCAGCAGTTTATAAACTCCCTCACAGAAAGGATGGAGCAGGAcagatggaggatggctcaggaaAACGACTCCCTGATAACTCGGCAACTTCAG GCTCAACAATCCAGAATGAGTTCATCACATCAACAATCCTTGGATGAAATGCAAAGGAATATCGAGGAATTAAGAAGACAGAACAGCCAGAGACAGtcgagcagtggaggaggaggatgtatacTCTCCTAA